The Desulfoscipio gibsoniae DSM 7213 genome contains a region encoding:
- a CDS encoding Ger(x)C family spore germination protein: MTINLLLPLLTLLLLVCPIAGCWSNYELEDRALVSGVGIDLGQNGHLLVTTQIIIPMFTHTRGGATGGAVKEPAVEVFSAEARTVAEAVNKISKLCGRELFFPHLDILIVGEELARAGVEPVVDWVNRDRELRLQTWFAVVNGTAAEALKVKKVGLESITIAYVSRILEASMRENTRALPVRFLDYFASLTENVDPVVSRIEISETGGDKMVFASGGSVFRDFHLVGWLTETETRGYLWITDQFRRGIISVPLPGNGYISVELRGNKVKRKVEFRGGNPVMVVDIAVKTNLDQVDDPLLTLENPEDLDALEVPVEEKIAMEVQASVEKARVLEADIFGFGQLIRRQYPKQWADIKDDWDLIFPTVPVETEVKVTMRRTEQISSPARPGSY, translated from the coding sequence ATGACAATAAATCTGCTTCTACCGTTATTGACCCTGCTGTTATTGGTTTGTCCCATTGCAGGGTGCTGGAGCAACTATGAACTGGAGGACCGGGCCCTGGTCTCAGGAGTGGGAATTGATCTTGGCCAAAATGGTCACCTGCTGGTGACAACTCAAATTATCATCCCCATGTTTACCCATACCAGGGGTGGTGCAACAGGCGGTGCTGTTAAGGAGCCGGCGGTGGAGGTTTTTTCCGCCGAGGCAAGAACTGTAGCTGAAGCCGTGAACAAGATTTCCAAACTCTGCGGACGCGAGTTGTTTTTCCCCCATCTTGATATTTTAATTGTTGGTGAAGAATTGGCCCGGGCCGGAGTTGAACCGGTTGTGGACTGGGTTAACAGGGACCGTGAATTGCGTTTACAAACATGGTTTGCCGTGGTGAACGGAACAGCGGCCGAAGCACTTAAGGTTAAGAAGGTAGGCCTGGAAAGTATCACGATTGCTTATGTCAGCCGCATCCTGGAAGCAAGTATGCGGGAGAACACCCGGGCGTTACCGGTGCGTTTCTTAGACTATTTTGCATCCTTAACAGAAAACGTGGATCCGGTTGTCTCCAGGATAGAAATCAGTGAAACGGGCGGGGATAAAATGGTATTTGCCTCGGGTGGCTCTGTTTTCAGGGATTTTCATCTGGTAGGCTGGCTTACGGAAACTGAGACCAGGGGATACTTATGGATTACAGACCAGTTTCGGAGGGGAATTATTTCAGTACCACTACCAGGTAACGGTTATATATCCGTCGAGTTAAGGGGAAATAAAGTTAAGCGAAAGGTGGAGTTTCGGGGTGGGAATCCTGTGATGGTAGTTGATATAGCGGTAAAAACCAATCTTGATCAAGTGGATGACCCTCTATTGACACTGGAAAACCCGGAAGACCTGGATGCCTTGGAAGTTCCGGTTGAGGAAAAAATTGCCATGGAGGTTCAGGCAAGCGTAGAAAAGGCCAGGGTATTGGAAGCGGACATTTTTGGGTTCGGTCAGCTAATCAGGCGGCAGTACCCAAAACAATGGGCGGATATTAAAGATGACTGGGACTTGATTTTCCCTACTGTGCCGGTTGAAACAGAGGTAAAGGTCACCATGAGGAGAACTGAACAAATTAGCTCACCGGCCCGACCCGGGAGTTATTAA